GGTCGGTACGGTGGCGATGACCGTCTCGGCGTAGTCGCGCCGCCAGGCCTCTCCCGCGGCCTTCAGCGCGGCCACCTCGGCACTGACCGCCTGCCGTTCCGGTATCCGGGGGAGCAGCGTGGTAAGCGTGTCCAGCGAGGTCTTCTCCGCGGCGATCGCGTTCCGGTAGTCCCGCAGGGAGACGTCCTCGTTGGTCCTGCCGTACGCCCGCACCGAGCTCTCCTGCGAGGTCATCGCGTTGGAGATCTCCAGGAGGCGCAGCGCCGCCGGGTCGATGACGTCGACGAGCGTCTCCCTGGCCTCTCGCGTCTCCTCGATCGACTTGATCGTGACGACGGCCGAGATCATGAAGACCAGCGCGATGCCCACCCCGGCGAACGTGAACCAGCGGCCCACCGGAAGGTTCCCGACCCCCTTCGAGGGGGTGAATTCGGGCAGGGGCTGAGGGCTCGAACGGTCGGAACGGCCGGTCATCGTTTCCCGTTCCGGGAGATGAGCACGGTCGCGAGGTCGTCGCTGAGCGCGTCGCGGTTCAGCTCGATGACGCGTTCGATGAGGCGGTCGAGCTCGATCCCGCCCTGCTCCTGGACGAGTCTGAGGAGGCCCTCGGTGCCGAGCAGGTCGGGCCCGCCGCCCACGGTGGCCTCGATCAGGCCGTCGGTGTAGAGCAGCAGCGACCAGTCGTCGCCGAGCGGCACGTCGATCGCCGACCAGCGGACGTCCTGGAAGATCCCCAGCGGGGGGCCCGAGGGGGTGCCGGGCACCACGCCGATCACACCGTCGCGGATCAGCAGCGGCGGCGGGTGGCCGACCACGTGCATCCGCGCCGTGCTGAGCGTGGGGTCGATCGTGACGATGCACAGGGTGGTGAAGATCTCCGCGGACTTGCGCTCCAGGCGGAGCACCGACTCCAGGGTGCCGAGCAGCTCGTTGCCGGTGTGCCCGGCCAGGACCAGGGTCCGCCAGGCGATCCTGAGCGCGACTCCCAGCGCGGCCTCGTCGGGGCCGTGCCCGCACACGTCGCCGACCACCACGTGGACGGCGCCGTCGGGGCTCTGCACGGTGTCCCAGAAGTCACCGGCGAGAAGGGCACGCCTGCGTCCCGGCAGGTAGCGGGCCTGGTGGTCCAGGACCCCCGGGGTCAGCAGCGGGACCGGCAGCAACCCCCGTTCGAGGCGGGAGTTCTCCTTGGTGAGCAGCTCGGCCTCGACCAGCTTGCGCTGGGCCAGGTCGGCGCGCTTGCGCTCTATGGAGTAGCGGATCGCCCGCGCCAGCAGGCGGGCCTCCACATCCTGCTTGACCAGGAAGTCCTGGGCGCCGGCGGCGACGGCCTCCACGCCGACGTGGGTGTCGTTCAGACCGGTCAGCACGAGCACGGCGGCGTGCGGCGCCATCGACAGCACCTGCTCCAGTGCCTCAAGGCCGGTCGCGTCGGGCAGGGAGAGGTCGACGAGCACGCACCGCACGTCCTCGGTGAGACGCTCCCGGCTCTCGGCCATGCTGCGCACCCAAATGATCTTGGGTGGGTTGTCCGCCTCGCTGAGCAGCTCCTCCACGAGGAAGGCGTCGCCGGCGTCGTCCTCGATGAGGAGAAGCGTGAGCGTTTCATTGGCGGGGGCGGTCACTGACGCCTCTTCGTTGGATCGGGAGAACCTGTCGACGCTACGTAGAATAGTGTGACACCGGGACTTAGAGGGTGTTGATCAGTCACCCTGGTCCACGCGACCGATATCGTCCCGCCGCACGTCGGGAACGCGTCACAGTGCCCGTCAGGGGCCTGCCAGATGCCCGTCGGGCACCCGCTGCGAACCCCCGGCCGCCATGCGAACGAGCACCCGCGCCGCGTGCCGCCGCGGCGGTTCCCGGAGCGGATCCGCCAGGGGGAATCACCCCTCGGTGATCAGATCGAGTCCCTGGGGAAGGCTGCCGTCGCGGGCGGCCTCGGTGAGGAAGAGGAGCAGGGTCGTGCGGAAGGCCTGGGCGGCGCGGGTGGGCTCGACGTCCTTGCGGTGCGCGATGGCTATGGTGCGGCGCAGTCCGGGAGGCGCGAGCGGCGTCCCCGCCAGTCCGGGGCGGCCGTCCAGCACCATCGAGGGAACCAGCGCGATCCCCAGCCCGGCCTCCACGAAGCGCAGCACGGCGTCCATCTCGCCGCCCTCCACCGCGAACCTGGGCTCGAACCCGGCCTGCCTGCAGGCGCTGAGCGTGGCCTCCCGCAGGTCGTACCCGCGCCTGAACATCACCATCGGCCGCCGCCGCAGCTCCTCGATGCGCACGTACGGCCTGCGGGTGTGATCGTTCGAGGGGGAGGCGACGACGAGGTTCTCCCGCAGGATCTCCTCGGTGACGAGGGCCGGGTCGTCGCTGTGCAACGGCATGATGATCAGCGCCAGGTCGAGCTGGCCGCGGGCGAGGGTGCGGACCAGGTCGCGGGAGCCGCCCTCCTCCACGAACAGCTCGATGCCGGGGTAGGCGTGATGGAACCTGGCCAGCGCGTCGGCGAGCAGCCCGGCGCAGAGCGAGGGGGTCGCGCCCAGCCTGACCCGGCCGCGGCGCAGGCCCGCCAGCTCGCCGACCTCGCTCCTGGCGGTCTCGGCGTCGGCCAGCATCCTGCGGGCCAGCGGCAGCAGCGCCTCGCCCGCCGGGGTCAGCGTGACGTTTCCCCGGGCGCGGCTGAACAGCGGCGCGCCGAGCTCGGTCTCCAGGGCCTTGATCTGCTTGCTCAGCGAGGGCTGGGCGACGCGCATCCCCTCGGCGGCCTGGGTGAAGTGCCGGGCCTCGGCGACCGCCACGAAGTAGGCGAGTTGCTGGAGCTGCACGTTTCCCAAGGGTAGGGGGTCCCCGGTGTCCGGCCTCATCCGCCCACGACTTCACCCGTGCGAGTCCCTCGCACGGGTGAAGTCGTGGGCGTCGGGCTCCTGAGCTCCCGGAGCCCTGAACGCGCGGATGCGTAGAGCCTTGCGCACGCGGACGGATGGGGTCTTGAGCGTGGATGGGGTTTTGAGCGCGCGGACGTATAGCGCACGGGCCTTCCGGTCTCGGATCCGGGACCGGTGGTGACGTGGGAGACGATGGGAGATCGTGGCCGGGGAGCTGTGAGATTGCTCGCACCGCGCGGGCGGCGCGTTCCAGGAAGCGGCAGGGACGCACAGCTAATAGCCACAGGCTATGGAAACCACATCCATGATGACTTGGACGGCGGTAAATCCTCCTACTTAGCGTGACAGACGTGACTGCCACGATTGAGCGCGGATCCGCCACCGCGCCGGTGAAACCCCCGGCGGACGCCCCCGCGAAGCCGACGCGGCCCAGGCGGGGCG
This region of Streptosporangium sp. NBC_01495 genomic DNA includes:
- a CDS encoding PP2C family protein-serine/threonine phosphatase; this encodes MTAPANETLTLLLIEDDAGDAFLVEELLSEADNPPKIIWVRSMAESRERLTEDVRCVLVDLSLPDATGLEALEQVLSMAPHAAVLVLTGLNDTHVGVEAVAAGAQDFLVKQDVEARLLARAIRYSIERKRADLAQRKLVEAELLTKENSRLERGLLPVPLLTPGVLDHQARYLPGRRRALLAGDFWDTVQSPDGAVHVVVGDVCGHGPDEAALGVALRIAWRTLVLAGHTGNELLGTLESVLRLERKSAEIFTTLCIVTIDPTLSTARMHVVGHPPPLLIRDGVIGVVPGTPSGPPLGIFQDVRWSAIDVPLGDDWSLLLYTDGLIEATVGGGPDLLGTEGLLRLVQEQGGIELDRLIERVIELNRDALSDDLATVLISRNGKR
- a CDS encoding LysR family transcriptional regulator; amino-acid sequence: MQLQQLAYFVAVAEARHFTQAAEGMRVAQPSLSKQIKALETELGAPLFSRARGNVTLTPAGEALLPLARRMLADAETARSEVGELAGLRRGRVRLGATPSLCAGLLADALARFHHAYPGIELFVEEGGSRDLVRTLARGQLDLALIIMPLHSDDPALVTEEILRENLVVASPSNDHTRRPYVRIEELRRRPMVMFRRGYDLREATLSACRQAGFEPRFAVEGGEMDAVLRFVEAGLGIALVPSMVLDGRPGLAGTPLAPPGLRRTIAIAHRKDVEPTRAAQAFRTTLLLFLTEAARDGSLPQGLDLITEG